The DNA segment CTGCTGACCAATGACGtgtttttaaacaaataaaagactCTATTTTAAtaaccctttcacaataaagCTCCGTCATTCAGACTACCCCCCCCCCTGTGACAGCAGCAGTTACTACACCCTCACATTAATCTATAAATCATATCAcataattataaattataaatcacTTCTAAATGAGTGagtaataatacatataatactactactgtagaCTTTACTGTCGCTGTTAAATCTATAATGAAACCACATGATGATATAGAATCTATAACATAAGATGACGACAATAATTCTGTTTATAGAATGTTTATTGACAAACATCGGATTGAACAGAAGATACAcgtactaataataataatgaatatacaGTCACGTTATTACAGCTCAGCGTTTCCTGTTAACATCAAACATCATCTGAGAAATAATAGAATCTTGAGATCTTATTTCAGCTTCCTGAATCAGAGCAGATAagatagtaataatatatatatataataataataataatattaagagTTAAAGACTTCAAccaatcacagaaaaacaaacatgatcaGATGAAACGTGTCGGAGATACACAGCGAAAACATTCAGATTTTATTTAGATAGTTTCCAGGACGTTTCTTCAGGCTGTTGGTCGCTAAACTTACTAACAGTAACACACTGTagttcatatacagtctatcctatatcctatatcctatatATACCCAGCTAAGTTAAATAggatgtaatccacgtaaccgtgaaccaggaagtataaagaacgacGAACGCCGCctagagaggaggtcggggtggatgtaGTCCActatggtgccccgtgtgaggcaagaagttgatttatttatttgtcacgtaacatccgagttattttaacccaaaccgccgTCTCTTCCTGAAGCTACAcaggtagttttattttgaaaagaccgggGTGGAAGTtgacgaaaaatgaggaataacttttggtAATTAATCCTGGGAGCCGTTGGTTTAGTGGCCACATGGTGTCGCCGTGGTAACGTTTGGTAATCAATCATTTCTAGTTTCGGCATATTAAACCAGTTTAATATGAGTTTTTATTGATCGTTATGAATAATAGATGAGTTTTTATTGATCGTTATGAATAATAGATGAGTTTTTATTGATCGTTTTGAATAATAGATGAGCTTTTATTGATCGTTATGAATAATAGATGAGTTTTATTGATCGTTATGAATAATAGATGAGTTTTTATTGATCGTTATGAATAATAGATGAGTTTTATTGATCGTTATGAATAATAGATGAGTTTTTATTGATCGTTATGAATAATAGATGAGTTTTATTGATCGTTATGAATAATAGATGAGTTTTATTGATCGTTTTGAATAATAGATGAGTTTTTATTGATCGTTTTGAATAATAGATGAGTTTTATTGATCGTTATGAATAATAGATGAGTTTTTATTGATCGTTATGAATAATAGATGAGTTTTTATTGATCGTTATGAATAATAGATGAGTTTTTATTGATCGTTATGAATAATAGATGAGCTTTTATTGATCgttaattattgattattctTAACAACGAGCTGACAGGTGATAAACATGATCGATATGATTAGTAAAGCGATTATAAATCAGATAATTGATTGATTACTGATTGGTAGCTGTCAACAGGACAGGGGGGGCGTGGCCTCGGTCACAGCCCCAGCTCTAGCCCCGCCTCGTTTCCATGGTAGCCGTGGTGGTGGGCGTGGTCGAAGGTCAGCCCGGCGTCTGCCGTCTCCGTGCTGTCGTCCAGCAGTCGGGGAAACTCGCTGTCGATCTCCTCTCCGATGGCCACGCCTCCCTCGGCGACAGCTACGAGTCCCCGTCCGCCGAGTCGCCGTGGACTCAGGAGGTGGTGAAAGGTTGACACCAGTGCCTGAGGGAGGGAGAGCGGGGGGGTCAGAGGAAACACGTGTTGTGATGTCATGTGACGtgttgttgtgatgtcacaCGTATGACCTCACCTGGTTTCGGCGCTCTCTGCTCGCCGCGCTGGCGTCTCCTGTGTCTACTTCTCCCAGTGAAACCAGTTCATTGAGCCACAGACTGGTGCTGTTGCTAGGAGACGGGAGGAGCTCCGAGCTctgacacatgcacatgcacacgcacacgcacacacgcacacacacac comes from the Sebastes umbrosus isolate fSebUmb1 unplaced genomic scaffold, fSebUmb1.pri scaffold_120_arrow_ctg1, whole genome shotgun sequence genome and includes:
- the LOC119484254 gene encoding cell wall integrity and stress response component 1-like, encoding MWVFLMMVCLLDQNQAAPLPRQQGSLQPVLQQLDQTTPSSIYDDGQQRTSSSSSSSSSSSSSSSVSSESSQSSEEPQKQLSEGQNLENTTVEQVDSSQESSELLPSPSNSTSLWLNELVSLGEVDTGDASAASRERRNQALVSTFHHLLSPRRLGGRGLVAVAEGGVAIGEEIDSEFPRLLDDSTETADAGLTFDHAHHHGYHGNEAGLELGL